The sequence GTAGCTACCGCCCATCTTGTTATCCAGCATCTGGATCACTTCCCAGTCGTCGGGGAGATCGGACTGTACCAGCGGCTGCGAGAGGTGCAGACGGCGCATCGCGTTGACGTAAACCCCCGTCTTTTCATAGGCGGACTTGACGCCGACGACGATGTCCGCGCGGTTGGCGACGTCGTTCATCATGATCTCCTGCACCATCAGCAGCTCGAGCTGTTCGAACGCTTTGTCGATCTTGTTGAGGTTGGGATGGATGTGGGTGATGTCCTCGCCCATGTTGAGCACCGCCTTGATCTTGCCCTCGAGCATCGCGTCGACAAGCTGCGGCGTCATCAGCCCCTCTTCCTTGGGTTTCTGGTAATCGGGGTCGTAGTAGGGAAGGCACCCCATGTCGCAGGCGCCCTGGACGTTGTTCTGGCCGCGCAGCGGCATGAGACCCGCCCCGGTCTGCCCGATGTTCCCTGTCAGCAGCGCGAGGTGGGTGATCGCCATAACCGCGTAGGAACCGTCGAGGTGCTCGGTGATCCCCAGCCCCCAGAAGATCATCGACTTCTTCACCGCGTACTCGCGGGCGATGTTCGGGATCAGCTTCGAGAGGTGTTCGAAACCGCTGACCTGCTTGAAATAGTCCGGGTCCGTATAGGGGTCTGCGAGGATCTTCTCTTTGTATTCCTCGAACCACTTCGTGCGCACCGCGATGAACTCTTGATTGTACAGCTCCTCTTCGATGATGACGCGGGCCATCATATTGAGAATGAGCAGGTTCGCTTCGTGCGGGATGATCGCCTTGTGCTTGGCGAACTTCATCAGCTTGATGTCGCGCACATCAATGACGGCGAGGTTGTGGTGCTTCTGCGCCGCCTCGACGATGCGGTTGGCAACGATGGGGTGCGCCTCGGTCGTGTTCGAACCGATGACGACCATGAACTCCGTCTCATAAATATCGTTGTAGGGGTTCGTCGCCGCCCCCTCGCCGATCGTCGTGCGCATCCCCTTGAGGCTGGGGCTGTGGCAGACGCGGGCACAGTTGTCGACGTGCGGGGAGTTCATCGTGTGTCGTGTGAACTTCTGGAAGAGGTAGGCGCTCTCGCAGCTCGTACGCGCCCCGCCGATCGCACAGAAACTCTTCTCGCCGTGCTTGGACTGGATCTCGCGCAGCTTCATCGCCGCGGCGCTCACCGCCGTGTCGACGTCGCACTCGAACCAGGTCTCATCAAAATCATGCAGTTTCCCGCCGAACGCCTCGGCGATGGCCGGGTTCTTCGCCAGGAAACTTTTGCGGATACGCGGTATACGGAGGCGGTTGGCGTCCGTAACGAAGTCATACCCGTATTTGCCCTTGATGCAGAGCTTGCCCTGCGAGACATAGCCGTCCGCCGATGCGCCGATCTTGACGATCTGGTTGTTCTCGACGTGTCCCTCGATATCGCAGCCGACGCCGCAGTAGGTACAGACGCTGTCGATCACTTTGACCGAATTGCCCATGTTCATTCCTGGAAAGCAGACGCCGATTCTGACAAACGGCGCATGCCTGAAATTTTTAAAAAAGTCTATCGGTTAGGCGCTTAATCTGCTGTAGCCTGACCTCTTATGGCATATTGTTTCAACATAGTATAATAAATCAAAAAAAAGAGATACATTCGATGAATAACAGCCTGCAGGAACGTCACAAACTTCTGGAGATGGGGGCCTTCGCCTATGCCGTCGGCATCGCCAGTCTTGCCGTCGTGCATCTTCCCCTCATACGCTACGGCGCGCTGCCGCTTCTCGCCGTTTCGCTGCTGGGGATCGGGTATGCCATGCTCTTTGTCGCACGGCAGGCAAGCCGGCAGGCAACGCTCTTCCAGGGCGTCGCCCTGGTCGCCCTCGTTGCCCTCAGCGGCGTCCTCTACGCCTTCGGTGCCGAATTCGACCAATACAAGACACTGAAGCTGCATCACTCCCTGACCGAAGCGGACCGGGCCGCCCATATCAAAACCGTCTGGATGCTTTTGGCAGCGCACACCGCTGCTGCTCTGCTCTTCGTCGCGGCGCTCTGGGCGCGCACCCGTTCGTTCACGCGCACGCTCATCCCGCTCTTCGCCATCGCCTGGCTGAGCCTTCCCGTCGTCTACCTGCTGATCCAGCTCTTTGAACGGCTCCTCCCCCTGCTGGAACAGAGCAGTACCCTCTTTCTCTTCCTCGGCTGGCTCGCCGTCACGGCCGGTGTCGGCTACGGCAGCCACCTGATGACAGGCGGCAAAAAGCTCTATGTCGGCCTGCTGACGCTGCTGAGCTTCGTACTGCCGCCCGTCGGTGCGGTTGCCTTCGTGATTTTCCTGTTTGTACGCGGGCTGATGCTGCTCAAAGAGTCGTGAAGCATAAAGAGAGGTGGAGGAGAAGCCGCTTCGGTTCGAAGCGGAGGAGCGGATGCCGAAGGCGGATCAGACGATCCGGATCATCACCGGTTTGGATGCGACGAAGGAGAGGGCTTCGATCTGTGAAAGCACCTCTTTCATATTCCCCTCTAGCGCATTGTGTGTCGAGAAGAGCAGGTTTGCAAATCCGCCCGAAGCAGGACGCTGCAGCATCGTCTCGATGGAGATCTCGTATTCGCCGAAGAGCTGGGTAATCTTCGCCAGTACCCCCGGACGGTCCTCGACCCGGATACGCAGGTAGTACTTGGTGACGATCTCATCGCTCGAACGCAGTTTCAGCCCGTGTTCCAGCGGCGTGTTGTAGCCGAGCATGGGCGAACGTTTTCCGCCGGCCCGGGCGATGTCGATGATATTCGCGACCACCGCGCTCGCCGTCGCACTGCCGCCGGCCCCCGGTCCGTAGTAGAGGGTTTCGCCGACACGGTCGCCGATGACGCTGACGCCGTTCATGACGCCGTCGATCTTCGCGATCATCTGCTCCTTGCTGATCAGGGCCGCATGCACCCGCAGTTCGACCGCGTCGCCGTCGCGCTTGGCGATGCCCAGCAGTTTGACCGCGTAGCCGAACTCTTTCGCAAACGCGATGTCATCCTGGGTAACGGACTCGATCCCTTCGATCAGGATATCTTCGGGTTTGACGTCGATCCCGTAGGCGATGGAGGCGAGGATCAGCAGCTTGTGCGCCGCGTCGAAGCCCCCGATATCAAAGGTCGGGTCCGCCTCGGCGTAGCCGAGTTCCTGGGACTCTTTGAGGATCGCGTCGAAGGCGACACCCTCATCCGTCATTTTCGTGAGCATGTAGTTGCAGGTACCGTTCATGATCCCCTTGATACTCTCGATGTGGTTGGCGGAGAGGCCGTCGCGCAGCGCGTTGATGATGGGGATCCCCCCGGCGACGCTCGCTTCGTACTCGAAGGCGAGGTCCCCGGCGAGCTCCTGGAGCTCATAGCGGTGGTACGCCAGGAGGGCCTTGTTCGCCGTGACGACCGCCTTGCCGTTCTCGAGCGCCTTCTTGACGATGTCGAAAGGGCCTTCGACCCCGCCCATCAGTTCGACGACGATATCGATCTCCGGGTCGTTGACGACCTCGTACGGGTCGCTGGTGAGGGCGATGTCGATCCCCCGCTCTTTGTTCAGCGTCCGGACGACGCCGGTCTTGACGACGACTTCCGTCCCGGCCCGCGCCGTGATCATCTCCTTGTTGTCTTCAAGGATCTGCACCACCGCGGTACCGACGGTACCGACACCGATGACACCGACTTTAAGCATCGGCGTTTTCCTCGAACTGCTTCAGGAACTGCTTGATGTTCTTTGCCGCCTGGCGGATACGCTTGTCGTTTTCGATCAGGGCGATACGGACATACCCTTCGCCGTATTCGCCGAAACCGATACCCGGTGCGACCGCGACCTGCGCTTCGACCAGGAGACGCTTGGCAAATTCAAGCGAGCCCAGGTGCGCCGCACAGTCAGGGATCTTCGCCCAGACGAACATGGAGGCGCGGTTGCGGCGGATCGGCCAGCCGGCACGCGTAAAGGCGTCGATCAGGACATCCTGGCGGACATCGTACTTGCGGACGATCTCGTCCACGCAGCTCTGATCACCGTTGAGCGCCACGGTCGCGGCAACCTGGATCGGGGTGAACATCCCGTAATCCAGCCAGCTTTTGATCTTCTGCAGTGCGCCGATGAGCTTCTTGTTCCCGACAAAGAAACCGACACGCCATCCGGCCATGTTGTAGCTCTTCGAGAGCGTAAACGACTCGACGGCGACGTCCTTGGCCCCTTCGACGCTCATAATGGAGGGCGTCTGATAGCCGTCAAAAGTGATGTCACCGTAGGCGATGTCGGAGATGACGTAGAAACGTTCCCGCTTCGCCATCGCGACGATACGCTCGTAGAACGCCGGCGTCACCGTTGCCGTAGAGGGGTTGTGCGGGAAGTTCACGACGACGTATTTCGGCTTCGGGAAAGCGTCCTTGAAGGCGGTCTCCAGGTGCTCGAAGAACGCGTCTTCGTCCACGTTGTAATCTTCATCGAAGATCAGCGGCATCTTCTGGACGCTGCCCCCGGCGAGGATGAAAGCGTAGGAGTGGATCGGATAGGTCGGGTCCGGGACGACGGCAACGTCGCCGGGATTGGTGATCGCATAGGCCAGGTGGGCGTACCCCTCTTTGGATCCCATCGTGGCAACGGCTTCGGTCTCGGGGTCGAGGTCGACATCGTAACGGCGCTTGTACCAGTCGCAGATGGCCAGGCGGAGCTTGTAGATCCCCTTGGACTGCGAATAGCCCTGGGTCTTCGTTTTCATCACCGACTCGATCATCTTGTCGCGGATATGTGCAGGAGTGTCACCGTCAGGATTGCCCATGCTGAAATCGATGACGTCCGCACCGGCACGGCGCTCCGCCATTTTCAGGTCGTTCACTTCTGCAAAAACATATTTAGGGAGACGGCGAATGCGGTCAAACTGGATTTCGTCAAACATTGTTTTTTATCCTAGATGCGACTATTGCGCTTTCACACTCAGGCCCGCATTCATGTTTTTGCGGCTGTAGAGGTCCGCAATCTTCACATAGGCGCAGCCGCTGGGAAGATTGATGGTGATCTGCCGGGTTCGCTTGTCCCTTTTGTAGAGCTTGAGCAGGCGCAAATCGTCGTCGTAAAATGCGATGTAAGGATACCAGTTATTTCCTGACAGGCTCCAAAGGGTCAGACTGCCCGCTTTGGAAACATCCAGCCAGCGCGGATAGACGAGCCGTTTCATCCGGATCTTTTTTCCCACTTCCAGCGGGGTGAGCTCCAGATGCGCGCCGCTCATATCGACAAAGTAGCGCCACTGTGTATCGCTTTTGCGCTCGATATCGAGGATACCGCAGCCCCGGCGCGAAAGCGCCTGCTGCAGGGCGGTCGGGTCCGTCGCGTATTCGGACTGCATCTTGATCCGCCAGCTGTAGCCGGCGTTGGTCAGCATCGCCGAATCCGTCAGATAGTGGGTGTACCCCATCCCCCGCAGCGTTTCGCTCATCAGCATCATGAAAAACTGCGGACTCCCGTTGGTTTCGAAGGTGAGTTCCAGCGTTTTCGGATGCTTGTAGAAGAGCGACAGCAGGCCGTTTTCCTTGAGGGTCTCCACCACGCTGACCACGTCGATCCGTTCCCCTTTTATATAGCGGCTCCGGTCGGCGAAGATGATCTTGACAAAGGCCTCGTTGCGGCTGTAAGCCTGCTCCCCGATCAATGCGCGCACCTTGTCAAACAGCGGCGACTGCCCCCACGCCGACAGCGTGACAGCGAGCAGTATAACGATCTTTTTTACCACACCCGTCCCTTGTTGCGCGCTCTGAATTCCGTCTCGTCAAGCTGACTGCACACCCCGCCTTCGTACGCCAGCAGGACCCGTTCGCTCTGTTCGAACTTCTGCTCTTTTCCGCCGCAGTCGAGGGAGAAATAGCCGTGCCCCGTAACGATCAGCCACGCTTTCGTTCCGTCGAGGCGGACCGGCTCCTCGGTCGTATAGACGCTGCGTTTATGCGTCTTGGCATCGATGACGCCGACCCAGATTGAGGTCGATGTCGGCCGCAGGATGACATCCTCGAACGCACTGTTTTCAACCGGAACGGCGGCGGCCACAGCGGCATCCGTACCGTTGGCTTCCGCCACGGTTGCGTTCGGTTCCGCCGCGAGTTGCACCCCGGTCTCGGCCTGGTGCGCCTCCTGGATGGCATCGGCCTCGTCGCGGGTGCTCGGAGACGCCGTCGTATTCATGGCGGCCATGGTGGCCCGGGCCTGGTCAATCGCCGTATTGTTCACTTCGAACTTTTCCGTTTTCCCGCCGGTACCGAGGACAATGTAGGTCACGACGATCACGACCAGCAGCGCTGCCACGAGCGCCGCCACCGTCAGCCGCTGACGGCGCTTGGACTTTGCCGCGTTGGCGAAAGGGTCCTCATCGGATGCGGCCAGCGGCTCCTGCGGTGCAGGACCGGAGGCGGCAAACTGCTGCCGCCACTCGGTCAGATCGACATCAAATTCCCGTTCGATGATCGTCACGAAACCGTTGAACTGGATGGCCGAAAAGGCATCAAATTCCCCCTCCAGCAGTTTGTGCATATTGTCTGGCGAAATGTGGGTCCGCATACTGAGATCGGGGACACCGATCCGTTTCAGCGTTTCAATCACCGATACCGTGCTCATACCGTGCGCATCCTCTCCATTAAAATTGCGCCCGCCGCGCTGACGTTGAGTGAATCAAACCCGTGCGCCATCGCGATACGGACCCCCTGATCCAGCCGGCGGACGGCCCGTGCCGGGATCCCTTCCCCCTCATTGCCGAGCAGCAGCGCCCGTTTGCCCTCGAATGCGAGTGTGCGGACATCTTCGCCCTCCATGACGGCGCCATAGAGACGATGCCCCCTGTTTTTAAGCTCGGTGAGCACATCATAGAGATTCGTCGTCACATTGAAAGGGAGGTCATAAAGCGCCCCCGTCGAGCTCCGGACGACCGGTTCGAGAGCGAGGGATTTGATCCCGGTCGCGATGATGCCGTCCGCGCCCAGTGCATAGGCACTGCGGACAATGGCACCGATATTGCCGACATCGGTTATGCCGCACAATACGACGACAAAATCTTTCTCGGCAAGGGTGTGCAGCGGTGTCGGCTCAAGTACGGCCGTTTCTGCCAGAAAACCCTGATGATTGCCGCTGCGGCTCATCTTCTGCGCCGCCTCCGGAGGAATGCGTTTCACCTCAAACCCCATGCGCATCAGCCGACTATACTCTTTCGCCTCCAGCTCCTTGGCGAGGTACAGCGTCTCGATCTTTTCGGGATGCCGGGAGATCAGATAATAGACCGGTTGTTTTCCATATATCAACATGCTCT is a genomic window of Sulfurimonas sp. HSL1-2 containing:
- a CDS encoding homoserine dehydrogenase → MLKVGVIGVGTVGTAVVQILEDNKEMITARAGTEVVVKTGVVRTLNKERGIDIALTSDPYEVVNDPEIDIVVELMGGVEGPFDIVKKALENGKAVVTANKALLAYHRYELQELAGDLAFEYEASVAGGIPIINALRDGLSANHIESIKGIMNGTCNYMLTKMTDEGVAFDAILKESQELGYAEADPTFDIGGFDAAHKLLILASIAYGIDVKPEDILIEGIESVTQDDIAFAKEFGYAVKLLGIAKRDGDAVELRVHAALISKEQMIAKIDGVMNGVSVIGDRVGETLYYGPGAGGSATASAVVANIIDIARAGGKRSPMLGYNTPLEHGLKLRSSDEIVTKYYLRIRVEDRPGVLAKITQLFGEYEISIETMLQRPASGGFANLLFSTHNALEGNMKEVLSQIEALSFVASKPVMIRIV
- a CDS encoding LL-diaminopimelate aminotransferase; translated protein: MFDEIQFDRIRRLPKYVFAEVNDLKMAERRAGADVIDFSMGNPDGDTPAHIRDKMIESVMKTKTQGYSQSKGIYKLRLAICDWYKRRYDVDLDPETEAVATMGSKEGYAHLAYAITNPGDVAVVPDPTYPIHSYAFILAGGSVQKMPLIFDEDYNVDEDAFFEHLETAFKDAFPKPKYVVVNFPHNPSTATVTPAFYERIVAMAKRERFYVISDIAYGDITFDGYQTPSIMSVEGAKDVAVESFTLSKSYNMAGWRVGFFVGNKKLIGALQKIKSWLDYGMFTPIQVAATVALNGDQSCVDEIVRKYDVRQDVLIDAFTRAGWPIRRNRASMFVWAKIPDCAAHLGSLEFAKRLLVEAQVAVAPGIGFGEYGEGYVRIALIENDKRIRQAAKNIKQFLKQFEENADA
- a CDS encoding molybdopterin-dependent oxidoreductase; protein product: MGNSVKVIDSVCTYCGVGCDIEGHVENNQIVKIGASADGYVSQGKLCIKGKYGYDFVTDANRLRIPRIRKSFLAKNPAIAEAFGGKLHDFDETWFECDVDTAVSAAAMKLREIQSKHGEKSFCAIGGARTSCESAYLFQKFTRHTMNSPHVDNCARVCHSPSLKGMRTTIGEGAATNPYNDIYETEFMVVIGSNTTEAHPIVANRIVEAAQKHHNLAVIDVRDIKLMKFAKHKAIIPHEANLLILNMMARVIIEEELYNQEFIAVRTKWFEEYKEKILADPYTDPDYFKQVSGFEHLSKLIPNIAREYAVKKSMIFWGLGITEHLDGSYAVMAITHLALLTGNIGQTGAGLMPLRGQNNVQGACDMGCLPYYDPDYQKPKEEGLMTPQLVDAMLEGKIKAVLNMGEDITHIHPNLNKIDKAFEQLELLMVQEIMMNDVANRADIVVGVKSAYEKTGVYVNAMRRLHLSQPLVQSDLPDDWEVIQMLDNKMGGSYDYKDSSEVWDEVREVAHRRFSGASYMRLERHRKRGLQWPVYTEDTPVLHLLDFRTPDGLGQFHYHQYQPRGMVPELIAKKRVEDGFYLTTGRTLAHYNNAAQTKASERLNKRYDEDILLVSETDAAAFPTEMAVLHTEYGSSAPLRVKITDKVQPGTLFATFHHAGSRINALFGDKRDELILTAAFKSIKVRAEAV
- a CDS encoding RNA methyltransferase, producing MLIYGKQPVYYLISRHPEKIETLYLAKELEAKEYSRLMRMGFEVKRIPPEAAQKMSRSGNHQGFLAETAVLEPTPLHTLAEKDFVVVLCGITDVGNIGAIVRSAYALGADGIIATGIKSLALEPVVRSSTGALYDLPFNVTTNLYDVLTELKNRGHRLYGAVMEGEDVRTLAFEGKRALLLGNEGEGIPARAVRRLDQGVRIAMAHGFDSLNVSAAGAILMERMRTV